One Camelus bactrianus isolate YW-2024 breed Bactrian camel chromosome 14, ASM4877302v1, whole genome shotgun sequence genomic region harbors:
- the ZAR1L gene encoding protein ZAR1-like isoform X1, with translation MKVEGKTRTQTNYSGILRCAWAPGGRMERFVRVPYGLYPGYGNTLPLGQPGLSEHKQPDWGQNNGPPAFLARPGLLVPSNAPDYYVDPYKRAQLKAILSQMNPSLSLRLCKANTKEVGVQVSPRVDKSVQCSLGPRTLRSRSPWGSLGHKPPMLAWGVYSPVMGHRGLVRLRKDGEDEERKALSGPAEASQPQQQPPPPPTPRAEEDPREELQPREELVGEDASSPREGKGKQAQEDAGPPLRKSNFQFLEPKYGYFHCKDCKTRWESAYVWCISGTNKVYFKQLCCKCQKSFNPYRVEAIQCQTCSKSRCSCSQKKRHIDLRRPHRQELCGRCKDKRFSCGNIYSFKYIM, from the exons ATGAAGGTGGAAGGCAAAACAAGGACACAAACAAACTACTCTGGGATACTGCGCTGCGCCTGGGCGCCCGGTGGGCGAATGGAGCGCTTCGTCCGTGTTCCCTACGGTTTGTACCCGGGCTATGGCAACACGCTGCCTTTGGGCCAGCCTGGACTCTCTGAACACAAACAGCCCGACTGGGGGCAAAACAACGGTCCCCCCGCTTTCCTGGCCAGACCGGGGCTGCTGGTGCCCTCGAACGCCCCTGACTACTACGTGGACCCTTACAAGAGGGCCCAGCTTAAGGCCATTCTCTCCCAGATGAACCCCAGCCTGAGCCTACGGCTATGCAAGGCCAACACCAAGGAGGTGGGCGTGCAGGTGAGCCCGCGGGTGGACAAGTCCGTCCAGTGCTCTCTGGGGCCTCGCACCCTGCGCAGCCGCTCCCCCTGGGGCAGCCTAGGTCACAAGCCTCCCATGTTAGCCTGGGGAGTCTATTCGCCAGTGATGGGCCACAGGGGCTTGGTGCGGCTGCGGAAGGATGGGGAAGACGAGGAGAGGAAGGCGCTTTCGGGTCCTGCGGAGGCCAGCCAGCcgcagcagcagccgccgccTCCACCAACGCCAAGGGCGGAGGAGGACCCCCGCGAGGAACTGCAGCCGCGGGAGGAGTTGGTGGGGGAAGATGCCTCGAGTCCCCGGGAAGGGAAGGGCAAGCAAGCCCAGGAAGACGCCGGCCCTCCGCTCCGGAAATCCAACTTTCAG TTTTTAGAACCAAAATACGGCTATTTTCACTGCAAAGATTGTAAGACCAGATGGGAGAGTGCTTACGTGTGGTGCATTTCTGGAACTAATAAG GTTTATTTCAAACAACTCTGTTGCAAATGCCAAAAGAGTTTTAACCCTTACCGGGTAGAAGCAATCCAGTGCCAG ACCTGTTCAAAGTCTCGTTGCTCCTGTTCTCAAAAGAAAAGACACATCGATCTAAGGAGGCCTCATCGGCAGGAACTGTGTGGCCGCTGCAAAGACAAGAGATTCTCCTGTGGCAATATTTACAGCTTTAAATACATCATGTGA
- the ZAR1L gene encoding protein ZAR1-like isoform X2, with the protein MKVEGKTRTQTNYSGILRCAWAPGGRMERFVRVPYGLYPGYGNTLPLGQPGLSEHKQPDWGQNNGPPAFLARPGLLVPSNAPDYYVDPYKRAQLKAILSQMNPSLSLRLCKANTKEVGVQVSPRVDKSVQCSLGPRTLRSRSPWGSLGHKPPMLAWGVYSPVMGHRGLVRLRKDGEDEERKALSGPAEASQPQQQPPPPPTPRAEEDPREELQPREELVGEDASSPREGKGKQAQEDAGPPLRKSNFQFLEPKYGYFHCKDCKTRWESAYVWCISGTNKLTGHQCVTFLTNLMSATSC; encoded by the exons ATGAAGGTGGAAGGCAAAACAAGGACACAAACAAACTACTCTGGGATACTGCGCTGCGCCTGGGCGCCCGGTGGGCGAATGGAGCGCTTCGTCCGTGTTCCCTACGGTTTGTACCCGGGCTATGGCAACACGCTGCCTTTGGGCCAGCCTGGACTCTCTGAACACAAACAGCCCGACTGGGGGCAAAACAACGGTCCCCCCGCTTTCCTGGCCAGACCGGGGCTGCTGGTGCCCTCGAACGCCCCTGACTACTACGTGGACCCTTACAAGAGGGCCCAGCTTAAGGCCATTCTCTCCCAGATGAACCCCAGCCTGAGCCTACGGCTATGCAAGGCCAACACCAAGGAGGTGGGCGTGCAGGTGAGCCCGCGGGTGGACAAGTCCGTCCAGTGCTCTCTGGGGCCTCGCACCCTGCGCAGCCGCTCCCCCTGGGGCAGCCTAGGTCACAAGCCTCCCATGTTAGCCTGGGGAGTCTATTCGCCAGTGATGGGCCACAGGGGCTTGGTGCGGCTGCGGAAGGATGGGGAAGACGAGGAGAGGAAGGCGCTTTCGGGTCCTGCGGAGGCCAGCCAGCcgcagcagcagccgccgccTCCACCAACGCCAAGGGCGGAGGAGGACCCCCGCGAGGAACTGCAGCCGCGGGAGGAGTTGGTGGGGGAAGATGCCTCGAGTCCCCGGGAAGGGAAGGGCAAGCAAGCCCAGGAAGACGCCGGCCCTCCGCTCCGGAAATCCAACTTTCAG TTTTTAGAACCAAAATACGGCTATTTTCACTGCAAAGATTGTAAGACCAGATGGGAGAGTGCTTACGTGTGGTGCATTTCTGGAACTAATAAG